Proteins from one Mus pahari chromosome 10, PAHARI_EIJ_v1.1, whole genome shotgun sequence genomic window:
- the Anapc13 gene encoding anaphase-promoting complex subunit 13 yields MDSEVQRDGRILDLIDDAWREDKLPYEDVAIPLSELPEPEQDNGGTTESVKEQEMKWTDLALQGLHENVPPAGN; encoded by the exons ATGGACAGTGAGGTACAGCGAGATGGTAGGATCTTAGACCTGATTGATGACGCTTGGCGGGAAGATAAGCTGCCGTACGAAGATGTCGCCATTCCACTG AGTGAGCTTCCTGAGCCTGAGCAAGACAACGGCGGCACCACAGAGTCTGTGAAAGAACAGGAGATGAAGTGGACAGACCTGGCCTTGCAGGGCCTCCACGAGAACGTCCCACCCGCTGGAAACTGA